TGTGAGAACCTCTTGATAAAGAGCCCTACGACATGAATATCAATCCACTCCTATCGTAAAAAGCAATGAGACAAtcaaaaggtagatacaagtttcaacatgtaaaagaagctaggtgaaggAGGATACGAGGTAcgcagttagtgaagattatctgtagTTACAATTCAGGGAGAGAAATATAAGccttctgagttactttcaacaataacaaagatatattcatttgacaacacccatttcagttatgccatgtgggagctaacagatataatgTAAGAGAAGAATGGGATATCAGCATccaactggggttagagtaacccaaaattgtggatggattgttatcattagctcacctTTCTaagggatattgcaaatgtggtaatggttctccttgtgagacacctagatggtgcactctagaatagtacaatccgATATGAATAcaagaatgttcagaaatttcagaagattggcattggaatcctaaaagggataaatatttacctttgtatggatcccgtccctagtaaagagagagtgttaggtgacccgaagagccagtgagttgaatcaagggggctaaaagtgaaagaatgttttgaagaacttttcataataaggtgatagacagaaatattagtaggaaaataagaagaaagtaaatgaagcattgtgagtaagatgtgataaagggatgataacggtaaatcaaaacaTGACAAgactacagattctatagtcaagtgaaggaaaagacaagaaattacaagccttgagacaataaaagagtataagctatAAATTCATGTTCTCATTTCGataaatgagttggtgactcatacatgattaccagaaggaaaagttagacccccggagtaatagaaattagtatgggctagtgaataagataaattGAGCATGCAttcgggaccgaaggatttgataatagttgacatcgtgagaatttcagagattgcgttacgggcgataattgaatggacaacagaagaataacttttaaaggtcattcaggaagacgtttccctaaaaCAAGCACTATGAGCatagttaagcttaagggactaagtgtgccagttacactaggtgtcacctttgtgtgtaagaaattaaattatccctggtacagaagggttaccgcaaggcaggTAAGAGCccatgaagatgtgaaaagatgccaaatatgaagaggtgaaacatttatacgtaaatcttcatagcaataaatgttagtactcccctaaaagggggGAAATTTTGAGATATGCATTAAGTCGGAATTAtgtggttaaggtaactatggattaataaaggaaaaatgtggtagaaaggcgtaaggaatgagattgcatttattcagatcctacggatatgatacgactccagaataTTATGTAAGCATGATGACTGGAAGAGGCAgaaagggttccatcactagatgttattgataaataaataaaaataaacacgggatacataaggagccagtgtgtgggataagttaagacaaaggatataacccaagagaaattatgcagaatatagatatgaaaatggactaacgtgtagttagtagttgattcaggaagagcctagccatTGCTAAATAAGAGGATACCGACAAATCAGtaggttgtgcaagataaacatagtgaaacccaacatagggaattcagtctcgcaaatatgatgacatcgtaatccttgagaaatattcagataggagttggggttttACCGTACAAGTGTTACGAAAAAAAACTGTGCCACTGAGAAGTCAGTCAAAATTTTTAGTTTagaatcaaccttacgagcacaagggtgcggaggtaagtaattaaggataattataggcgagtaagaacgtcaaaaattctttcgggtatacgatgtaataagctcgcaactttacagAAGTCAAAGGGTttctcttaagtactacaaagaaagactagctgagggaataaggaagaaggcttcaacttaagcatagtaaCATAAgaaagaaatggtcttgtaaaaacagtctcacaacaacattgtatgtactccataagaaagtggcacctatcgtggctaatgaatgggaaaaaaatcaaaagatgatatttgagatcatatgagttacaggaaattccagtatttgtggaaaatgagataagccatgtattcatgcaacaagtagcagaacgaccatgaaaagtaattgcttatgtttaaagacaactaagaaagcacaagaagaattatctgacccacgatttagagttagtcgCGGTGATTCGTGCACTAAAGATgcggaggcactatttgtatgacattcatgttgatatctatacggaccataagagccttcaatatatattcaagcaaaaggaattgaatttacgtcagaggcgatggttggagctactaaaagactatgatgttgatattttataccatccaggaaaggAGAATGTAATAGCcgatgccctcagccgtagatctatggatAGTCTGTCATATTTATAGCCAAAGAAGTGTGGGacagcccatgagattcatcagctagctagtcttggagttcgattactggactcaggtgataccggagttactatttcggacacggcaacatcctctttagtaactgaagtggaGGAACGCCAGTATGCGGATcatgtgctagctcattacagagatacatcccctaaaagggagaatacaccatttgaaattacaggagatggagtcctcagatatcgaggtcgattatatgttctaatgtggcagggttgcgccagcaggttatgggagaagctcactattctcgttattctatttatccaggagcGATGACGATGTATCATGgtatcaggggaatatactggtgggacgaaatgaagaaggatatagcagagtttggtGCTTAGTGCCCAAATTGTcaacaggttaagattgagcatcagaaacccactGGATTATtataggctatagagattccgacttggaaatgggaagtgattaatatggatttcatcataggcttacctcgtacccaacgtaagttcgatGCTAAACGGGATtgtcgatagacttacaaaagcaGCCCATTTTTTGTCTATCGGGACTACTtactcagcagaggattatgcaaggctttacattagggagatagtacgaATTCATGGTggccctatatctattatctcagatataGGTGCTCAGTTTATagttaatttctggaggtcctttcaaaaaggattggggactcggATAAGTtttagtacagcatttcatccccagacagacagTCAGGCTGAActtactattcagacactggaggatatgttacgggcttgtgtgatggactttaggggtagctgggataatcatcttccacttattgattttgcatataataatagttatcattccaacattcagatggctccatacgaagctctttacaaaCGGAAATATAGGTCACATAtaggatggttcgagattgggaaaactaagttagtaggaccagagttagtacaacaggcagttgagaagattaagattataagggaaaggctattagcagcacagagtcgtcagaagtcctatgcaaataatcaacgatgagacttggagtttcatgtagatgactgggtattcctaaaggtatcaccgatgaactGCGTTATGAgattcagtaagaaaggaaagcttagccctcggtacattgtaccttataagattatacgcagagtaggccaagtagcatatgagttagacttgccttccaaattggagtctgtacatctagtatttcatgtgtctatgctccgtaggtgTATTGCAGATCCCTCTAAATTCATTCtggttgacgatgttcaggttacagagcaactatcatatgaggaagctcttATTTCTATACTAGATAAACAAGTTcagagattaagaactaaggatgtagcttcggttaaagtacttaggattaacaataatgtggaagatATGACTCGGGCAGTTGAAGAggaaatgaagactaggtatcctcacttgtttccacttccggaggaggatcagactgagacatcacaacctttaggtacgtatatggtacttgattcttatgtaagttattgttattggtcgtgtgaggccattggtgttattgatgattatgGACCAGTGTGTCTTTGTATTATTGGGTTTTCTGTGTGACaagttggtagtagtaccgttacaTAGGAAACTCCGCCAAAATGtctatagatttctgggagtttaacattcgaggacgaatgtttctaggggggaagattgttacaccctgtgaGTCCCAAGGTGGCATAAtgaagacttgttaatcatgatttaaatgactttaaagtcataatatgactatatatgatttttggatagaaaatatgaagtttggaaaaaatcgaattaaagttgcgaaaaaaccgactaaggatttgccctgtaatagagctttttgagaaatatatttcatgtgctatatgaggt
The DNA window shown above is from Nicotiana tomentosiformis chromosome 8, ASM39032v3, whole genome shotgun sequence and carries:
- the LOC138897564 gene encoding uncharacterized protein gives rise to the protein MLNGIVDRLTKAAHFLSIGTTYSAEDYARLYIREIVRIHGGPISIISDIGAQFIVNFWRSFQKGLGTRISFSTAFHPQTDSQAELTIQTLEDMLRACVMDFRGSWDNHLPLIDFAYNNSYHSNIQMAPYEALYKRKYRSHIGWFEIGKTKLVGPECIADPSKFILVDDVQVTEQLSYEEALISILDKQVQRLRTKDVASVKVLRINNNVEDMTRAVEEEMKTRYPHLFPLPEEDQTETSQPLVEACIPPTLIKSIIGSLFR